A window from Setaria italica strain Yugu1 chromosome VIII, Setaria_italica_v2.0, whole genome shotgun sequence encodes these proteins:
- the LOC111258235 gene encoding uncharacterized protein LOC111258235 gives MDCESSIHDRLERMLLDARPEPIDLPLSFLKAITNDFSDDQHIGKGGFAVVYKGQLQNGTLVAVKKLSQGVEMDEDKFIKEVDCLMRVKHRNIVRFLGYCADTQGKCLKYEGKNVMAEERERLLCFEFLPNKSLDKYINDASQELEWRTRYRIIKGICEGLHYLHQEFILHLDLKPANILLNKDMVPKIADFGLSRCFDENKSQTITAQAAGTLGYMAPELLHDRRITFKSDIYSLGIIILEILTGQRYSAIGDVTSLNNHSKTHSIWPPEIDKLLDVHPLELRFPFEPNKRIQCPVSLTNKTNRYVGVWITPTSCADTRFDLCFPDSWDHDSEEDDESQEEDYDSDEWEEVEYLDEEEKSEVGESPEGGQSPKDPCSYFFQILEPHSTLVVAMTMKEQDEPPLPPQDMGKFEVVMIIMWSEQDLKDLESSIRNKMNMDNDLLKQVEELGGKVHPAAMLTAAVICDPASCQATMTKQIMSTGEFGEPLLVDVHPTNSWILAVHLDYVCIWNYQTQERVMELQVIKNDTCIISAIKFISRKQWFAAGDDRGYIHVYDYTTKDMVIKLRAHRGNDVSWLAVHATYPFLLSSSGGNQSSIRLWNWDEDWVCTRTFDGHTRGVQRIMFNPRNINSFASVSDDDTIKVWDIHSSDPETTLASLDAYSVDFVFTDSHRPLQLVTCDKQAGCACIWDVQTRKRVHRLAMRGMSMDLVACHPKLPLLVTTWKRTLCLWDANTYRSIAVQCTPLLNFICIDNCKIENYGGQHRIADTGFINPQCVDGLYVGEYGYHGHEVVKLSRKFGKWNITDEESFEYVEAIKLTGDVNVPAGKIESYKGQGRIADTGFINPQWVDGELLVFNGKSKVGFVWNFPKPVFIILYFSLTHLICQSDETLSKCVDNFSENTSEGSPNP, from the exons GGACAACTTCAGAATGGGACCCTTGTGGCTGTGAAGAAGCTGTCCCAAGGGGTTGAAATGGATGAGGACAAGTTCATCAAAGAGGTTGATTGTCTGATGAGGGTGAAGCATAGAAATATAGTACGATTCCTCGGATACTGCGCTGACACACAAGGGAAATGTTTAAAATACGAGGGGAAGAATGTCATGGCAGAGGAACGTGAAAGGTTGCTCTGCTTTGAGTTTCTGCCAAATAAGAGTCTTGATAAGTATATCAACG ATGCATCTCAGGAGCTTGAATGGAGAACACGCTATCGAATAATTAAGGGAATTTGCGAGGGCTTACATTATCTTCACCAGGAATTTATTCTTCATTTAGATCTCAAACCTGCAAATATATTGTTGAATAAAGACATGGTGCCAAAAATTGCTGACTTTGGTCTCTCAAGGTGCTTTGATGAAAATAAAAGCCAAACTATTACTGCACAAGCGGCTGGAACACT GGGATATATGGCACCAGAACTATTACATGATAGACGAATCACGTTCAAGTCAGACATATATAGTCTTGGTATTATAATCTTGGAGATATTAACAGGACAGAGGTATTCTGCCATTGGGGATGTAACAAGTTTAAACAATCACTCAAAG ACACATTCCATCTGGCCCCCTGAGATTGACAAGCTCCTGGACGTTCACCCGTTGGAGCTCCGGTTCCCCTTCGAGCCAAACAAGCGTATCCAATGCCCTGTGAGCCTGACCAACAAGACAAACCGTTACGTTGGCGTTTGGATTACACCAACCAGCTGCGCAGATACGCGCTTCGACCTTTGTTTCCCAGACTCATGGGATCACGACTCTGAGGAAGATGACGAGTCGCAAGAGGAGGATTACGACTCGGATGAGTGGGAAGAGGTTGAGTATCTTGACGAGGAGGAAAAATCTGAGGTGGGCGAGTCTCCGGAGGGGGGGCAGTCTCCAAAGGACCCGTGCTCATACTTTTTCCAGATCTTGGAGCCACATTCCACTTTGGTCGTGGCTATGACAATGAAGGAGCAAGATGAACCTCCGCTGCCGCCACAGGACATGGGCAAGTTTGAGGTGGTGATGATCATCATGTGGTCGGAGCAGGACCTTAAAGATTTAGAATCGTCCATTCGAAACAAGATGAATATGGACAACGATTTATTGAAGCAAGTCGAGGAGTTGGGTGGCAAGGTGCATCCGGCGGCAATGCTAACGGCGGCTGTCATATGTGACCCAGCAAGCTGCCAGGCAACCATGACCAAGCAG ATCATGTCAACAGGGGAGTTCGGGGAGCCCTTACTCGTAGATGTGCACCCCACAAATTCATG GATTTTGGCTGTACATCTAGATTATGTTTGTATTTGGAACTACCAGACACAG GAAAGAGTGATGGAGTTGCAGGTCATCAAGAATGACACATGTATAATTTCTGCCATAAAATTTATCTCTCGAAAACAATGGTTCGCGGCCGGGGATGATCGCGGATACATCCATGTTTATGATTACACTACAAAGGACATGGTCATTAAACTCAGAGCTCACCGTGGTAACGATGTTAGCTGGTTGGCTGTTCATGCAACATACCCCTTTTTGCTGTCATCGTCTGGGGGAAACCAATCCTCGATCAGGCTTTGGAACTGGGATGAGGATTGGGTCTGCACTCGAACATTCGACGGACACACAAGGGGCGTGCAGCGTATCATGTTTAACCCAAGGAACATCAACTCTTTTGCTAGTGTTTCTGACGACGACACAATAAAG GTCTGGGACATTCATTCATCCGATCCTGAAACCACTTTGGCATCGTTGGATGCGTACAGCGTCGATTTTGTTTTCACTGATAGTCATCGGCCTCTCCAGCTGGTTACTTGTGACAAGCAGGCCGGGTGTGCATGT ATATGGGATGTGCAGACAAGGAAACGTGTTCACAGGCTTGCCATGCGTGGCATGAGCATGGATCTCGTTGCTTGTCACCCAAAGCTTCCATTGTTGGTGACCACGTGGAAAAGGACTCTTTGCTTATGGGACGCCAATACCTACAG GAGCATCGCAGTGCAGTGCACACCATTGCTTAATTTTATATGCATAGATAACTGCAAG ATTGAGAATTATGGAGGTCAACATAGAATAGCAGATACTGGATTCATAAATCCTCAGTGCGTGGATG GTCTCTATGTGGGAGAATATGGTTACCATGGACATGAAGTTGTAAAACTCAGTCGGAAGTTCGGTAAGTGGAACATAACTGATGAGGAGTCTTTTGAGTATGTCGAAGCAATAAAATTGACTGGTGACGTCAATGTCCCTGCTGGCAAG attGAGAGTTATAAAGGTCAGGGTAGAATAGCAGATACAGGATTCATAAATCCCCAATGGGTGGATGGTGAGCTATTGGTGTTCAATGGCAAG AGTAAGGTTGGTTTCGTGTGGAATTTTCCCAAGCCGGTTTTCATCATTCTCTACTTCTCTTTGACCCATTTAATTTGCCAAAGTGATGAGACTCTGTCAAAGTGTGTTGATAATTTCTCAGAGAACACCTCTGAGGGTAGTCCAAACCCATAG